Below is a genomic region from Sorghum bicolor cultivar BTx623 chromosome 9, Sorghum_bicolor_NCBIv3, whole genome shotgun sequence.
CTGACAAAAGGATGGACATATTTGGTTGTTTCtaacattttgttgctgaaaaaatCAAACCGTTTCCCACCGTACTGTGCTTGTCCAACTACTGAAGCCTGAAGCCCCGTCTGAATTCTGAAATGCGGAAAATGTTTCATTGTTCCCGAAGAAATTGAATATCAGAGTTCTGACGGATTTTGATAGAACTCATTGTTCCAGTGTTGAAGCTGATCTGTTCATGAGTTAATCGATCTAACTATCATGATTTCATATACATAAACTGATAAACACTTCAATCGGCCTTAAGCAAAACTGTTTCCTTTCAAGAACACTTGCACGCGGACAACTACCGACCAACTCCAAGAACTGAGCGGCAAATCTTGCACGGCAGAGTAAAGAAGTACTTACCGCACCAGTGCAGGCTGCAGCAAGCACCATGGCTGCCCCAGGCCCGCAGGAGCAGGGCCGCCGGCCGCGCCCGCTTCCCACTTCGCCGTCACGGCGTGTGTGCGCGTCAGTCCCTCACGGAGGAGAGGAGCTCTGGATCCCGCCGGGCGCCATGGACAGGAGCTGGACAAGCGAGCAGATGGGGAACGGTGGCGAGAAGATAGAACGCGAGCCGGGAGACGAATTTTCTGTGCCCCGGGAACGACGAGGATTTTTCTGGGCTCGTGGCTCGAAAAGCACGCGTTTAATTGGGTCTGATCTGATCTGTATCCAAAGGAGCCCTATAAGTACTCGTCTTTCCCCCGTGGTGCTGAACCGATAGATAGCGCCGACCGCCGCCATGGCCGGCAAGTTCCCGTCGGATCACCTCAGCGCTGCCCTCCTCCGGGAGACGGACCCGGCCGCCGCGCTCCGCCTCTTCCTTAACCCGACGAACGCCACGCCTTCCTCCTCCCCATTCCGCTACTCCCTCCGCTGCTACGACATCATCATCTCCAAGCTCGCCGCCGCGCGCCTCTTCCCCGACATGGAGTCCATCCTCTCCGGCCTCCCATCCGCTGTCCCCTCCTCCGGTACTGGGACTCGAGAGCACGTCCTCTGCCAAGTCATCTCCGCCTACGGCCGCGCCCGCctccccgccgccgcgcgccgcgccTTCGCTCACCCGGCCTTCCCCGAGCCCCGCACCGCCCACGCCGTCAACACCCTCCTCACCGCCCTGCTCGCCTGCCGCTCCCCGCTGCGCGACCTCCTTGCAGTCTGCCGCGACACTGGTATCTCACCCAATGAGGGCACCTATAACATCCTCATGCGATCGGCGGCAGCGTCGGGCTCCCTGGAGCACGTGCGCCACCTGTTCGACGAAATGCTGCTTCTGGGAGTGTCGCCCACTGTCGCCACGTTCGGCATCATGGTCGCTGCACTGTGCGACGCTGACAAACTGGAACAAGCATTCGAGGTGAAGGAGGCCATGGTTAGGCGGTACAACGTGCCGCCAAATGCTGCTGTGTATGCCAGTCTCATCAAGGGGCTCTGCGGGAGGCGGAAGGTAGATGCTGCAATGAGGCTCAAGGATGAGATAGCCGGGAAAGCAGAACTTGTGCGAGGTTCAGTTGTTTATGGTACGCTTGTGCGGGCATTGTTCCAGGTAGGGCGCAAAGATGAGGTTGTTGGATTGCTGAAGGAGATGAAAGAGAGGAAGATCGCGCCTCATAGGGTGGTGTTCAATGCCATGATTGCCGGTTTGTGTGAGGATGAGAGAGATCCTGGTGCTGCATTGGCTGTGCTTGATGACATGCAGAAGAAGCACGGGTGCAAGCCAGATGGGGTGAGCTATAGTACTTTGGTTGCGGGTCTGTGCAAGCTGGGGAAGTGGCGGGAAGCGACTGAATTAGTCAAGGGCATGCCAAGGCGGGACTTCCCTCCGGATGTGGTGACCTACAGAATGCTCTTTGATGGGCTGTGTGCTGCTGGTGAGTTTCATGAGGCAAACAAGGTTTTGGGTGACATGCTTGTGAAGGGTTTTGCACCAAGaatggatggcgcaaggaagcTTGTTGAGGGGGTTGAGAAGGAAGGAGATGCAGCGTTGCTGGAGTTGGTGTTGTGCAGACTGACGAAGGTGAATGCTCTGGAGTCAGGTGGATGGGAGAAAGCTGTAGGTGGTGTGTTCAATGATCGTGAAAAGTTGAGGTTACAGAAGCAGCTAGATTCTATAAGGTATACTTAAATTGGATATCTTTGTGGATTTAATCCATAGTGATTAGTACTagacaaaaaaaataatttcaaaTTGCTGGCTGATTTGAATTTGGATCTCTGGATCACTAGGaaattcttaactataaatatatatatatatatttggtcataTGTGTATAACGTACGCAGTATGCTTATACTTGTAGTTAAGGATTTTCTAGCATGCTTTCTGGAAACATCATTGTGTTCCCTTTGACCTTAACATGGCCATGTGCAAGCCCCGTTTGGGTGCATATGTTAAAGTTTTCtgtttgtcacatcgaatatttagacacatgcatggagtactaaatatagactatttacgaaactaaaaacacagttagagagtaatttgtgagatgaatcttttgagcctaattagtctatgattggacactaattgtcaaataaaacgaaaatgctacagtatctgttaaactttaacaaccccaaccaaacaccccctaaatacTTGAATGGTACAAGTATATTGATATTTATACTTGGTCCTTATTTTTTCTGAATTTGTTGGACGCCTGTAAGTCAAAGGTTTATGCAGTGCATTTGTGTAGACTGTTTGATTAATGCCTAACTTTGCCAGAGCGACTTTTCGCAAGTTCTGGCAATTTGTTCGAGACACAAACGATGAACAAATATGGTGCCACATGCCTCACAAATTTTTGCACGAAAACGACTCTGAAATGTGCGGTATAGATACAGCTAAGAATATTTGACGTGCCATAGGCCTTGTTaagattcaaaaagtttttagattttggcactgtagcactttcatttttatttgacaaacattattcaatcatactaggcttaaaagattcgtctcgcgatttacaatttgtacaattagtttttgtttttatctatatttaatgtctcatgcatgtgtcgcaagattcaatgtgacagaaaattttaaaaagtttttggtttttggagtgaactaaacaatgctaTAGTTGTGTTGTGAACCGAACACACAGCTAAGAAATTGTATATATCACGCGCGCCTGACTTGGTTTGGTAACATGTGAAGATGAAGCAAACATGTctgtttttagattttttttttctgatacTGCAATGTGCAAAAGTGGATTATGCAGGGCTGGTGATGCAGATTTCTTCGAGGATCAACTTTTTAATTAGCAAGCTCAGCTAGTACTTTTTATTTGATTTGCTCTTGGTATCAGCTAAATCCCCTAGCTATTTAGTagtttttttctctcacaacaaatcaacgaaCAATATTTTCTATCATAGTTTATTAGCCAAACGAACAAACATACATTATCATCACAAATGCTTGTAGATTGTGCATATTAGTATAACTATGATTATATAGTACTAATAAAAAAGGAGCAGTACACCGACAGGACAAATGCTTGTAGACTGTGCTTTCTTTTACATTTGAAAAAGGATCATTTCGAGTGCCTGGTCACCAAGATTGCTGCCTAGCAGGCAAACGAGCTAGATCGTGAACCAAACAAGCGTGTTGTGTAGACCATTTTGTttcgaaggccttgtttaggattGGGGATAAaaatttgggtgtcacatcggatatgtcgaaaGAATATCGGaaggagtttttagaaactaataaaaaaataaattacatagctcgtttggaaactgcaagacaaatctattaagcataattaatcgatcattagcacatgtgggttactgtagcacttaaggctaatcatggactaactaggcttaaaagattcttctcgcgattttcaacgaaactgtgtaattaatttattttttatctacatttaatgttccatgcatgtgtccaaagattcgatgggatggatgaaaaatttttgagtggggaactaaacagagccttagacctatttttttttttgattttggtattatagtattttcgtttttatttgacaattattattcaactatagactaactaggttcaaaaaatttgtcttgcaaattacagacaaattgtataattagttattttttatctatatttaatgctctatgcatgtgccgcaagattcgatgtaataaagaattttgaaaagtttttggatttggagtaaactaaggccttgtttagttcacctaaaaggttttcaagattctccgtcacatcgaatcttgcagcacatgcatgaaatattaaatatagataaaattaataactaattacacagttttgtctgtaatttgtgaatcttttaagcttagttagtctataattaaacaatatttgccacaaacaaatgaaaatgctacagtgttcaaaaagttttcattttaccaactgaacaaggaaacaaggccttagagatTCAGTAAAATTACACGCGTCAAAACCTCCCTTTGGACTACAATTTTTCCCCATCCAGTTCCTTCATCTAAAATAAATAGATTGCCATTACTTTTGTCAACTTTCTTATCCCCCATTGTTGTGTACCGTAAGTTTAGCATACatgttttaggccttgtttagttccgaaaagatttcgaattttggtactgtagtattttcgtttgtttgtaacaaatattatccaatcataaaataaataggctcaaaagattcgtctcgtaaattacagacaaactgtacaattaatttttattttcttttatatttagtgcttcatgcatataatataagatttgatgtgacggagaatcttgaaaagtttttgaatttcgatgcgaactaaacaaggccttacaaagCCATCATTGTGGTGGCATGATTTGATCGCGAAGGCCTGCATAATTGTCATTGATCGAGGAAACACCGCTTACACAAAACGTCACACTTcaaatgctaacacgcatcatgTGATGATTGGATACTGGACAGGTAGAACAAGTACCAAGGGCTTGTGTGACACGCCAACAAAGAGCGCAAGGCCAAAAAAAGCCAAAGGCTTTCCAAAAAATTTGggaaaattgacactgtagcattttgtttgtatttgacaaaaataatccaattatagactaactagactcaaaagattcgtctcgtcaatttcgaccaaattgtataattagtttttattttcgtctatatttaatactccatgtatacgtttaaagattcgatgtgataggaaatctgaaaaattttgtaaaattttttggaactaaacaagacctttaaTTAGAAATTGAGCCAATGCAACAATGTGACACTCCTAAGAAGGCCTAGTAAGCGCACCTATAGTGAATCTTAGGTGCTCGTGATTTTTTTAACACCTATCgtaaatgtttggacacatacatgaagtactaaatatagactatgtacttcctccgtccacgaaatagccaatttctagagttgtcttaagtcaaaatttttaaactttgaccaaatttctagaaaaaaatgctaagatttatggtatcaaattagtatcattagattcatcatagaatatattttcatataatgtgcattttatattatagatgttgttattcttttctataaagttagtcaaactttaaaaagtttgactgacacggatcctaggaattgattcttttgtggacggagggagtacaaaactaaaaatacagcTAGAGAAttatttacgagacgaatcttttaaatctagttagtccatgattaaagactaattattaaataaaacaaaaatattacctTACCTATTACCTTTAACCAAATACCCCCTTAAACCTAAGAAAATTGTGCGTGACATAGCAACCCACATGCATGATGATGCCTGCGTTTGTTCTTTGTTAACGTATTATAAATGACCCCTAGTTCGAGAATGTAGCTTATTTCAGTTGTCCTAAACCAAACATTTTGAATATTAACcagatttattaaaaaaatacaattatATCTACAACATCAAATTAATTTCATTAGATCCATCATGAAATACATCTTGACAGTATATTTGTTTGAAACTGTATATTCCAAAATATTGTCTATTAAACTTAGTCAAAGTTAGAAAAAATTGCACTTTAGAACAGAGGAAGTATAATGATAAAGTTAGCTTATCATAATTCGTATGAATAGGACAAACATCACGAATCAATAAGTCATTAATATAGACCTCATAACAGGACAAACATCACGAATCAATAAGTTATTGATGAGACCCCATAACAGTGGTCCATCAGAGTGTAACAGTAGATCATTAAGAATGTCAATGAAGAAACTTAACACACAACTGACCACATGGAATGTAAGGTGCTATATATATCTTAGTTGCCCATAAAGTTTTTTATGTTGCTGAATGGTCATTGTCGTAATGAAGTGATTATGAACTCAAGCTCCTCACAGTGGTTTTCTATACTACTTATTTATGTTTGGTTAACTGACATTTTTTCAATTTCTGCTGTATGGAATTAGCAAATGACAATATCAATTGAGGCTGAAGGCAAAGAGACATCTAGATGGGAAGGAAGATATATCAATTTTGTAGAATGGCATAAGGACATGGACAGGACCTTGGACAGGTAAGCTCCATGTTCCAACTATTTTGCAGGACAGTAAAAAAAACTATTTTGCAGGACATTTTACAAGCTGAAATTACTTCTCCAGCCTAAATATTGTCCTTTTATTGCAGTTACACTATCACCGTTATTTGAGTACCACACAAGTTTGTTCTATGCTCACATGCTGGAGGGCCTGCTGCACATAAACAGGACACATGTCTATGAAAATGTATAATTTAGAAACTATACTTAAAGAGATATACATGCGACTGGGTAAGGGGAGTTCcagttgaaaaaaaaaaacataacaaGGTCTTATACCTCTTTTAGAATTTAGACTCACTGGGTAAGGGGAGTTCATACCTAAAATAATGGAGGCTTGTTAAAATTCAGAATAACAAATCCTCCCCAGTCAACCTAGAAGTTTCTAAAGTGCAACTTAATCCTCTTTCCCAGTCTTGGCTATCCTTGTTTAGCATGGTTGGAGGACAAGCCAACATATTTGGTTCCTCAGATCGAGTTTGGGCGAAGCTGGCAAGCAGAAATTACTTGCTATTAAGGCAGAATCAAATTGGCATGGCATGGTTGAACATAGAGCTAGTCGCATCAATTGCTGTGTATAACCAGGTCCCAAGAATTGCAAtattccctcttgatagtgccaCAACATCATTTGTTGTTGATGAGGATTTACTGTCACCATTCTACATCAGTAATTAAGAAATGTCAGATGATGCATTTGATGGCAATAGAAGTCCTGATGGAATGTAACCCACATGCTACGAAGAGCATTCTCCCAGTACACTGTTTTTATCTGGACGCTAGGGATTGGGCATTGACATTGTGTCGATGTCCTTGTCACAGTATTAGGTGGATTAATTACATAGTCCTTTCAAGCTGAGTGCAGCTTGGCGGGTTAGATTTCTTGTGGTGAAACTTATCCACTCGAGTTGAAGTCCTCAACTTAAACTTGAGTGCTCCTATTTTCCTGGATTTAGTTCGGAATTTAACTGTGTTATAAGAACAGTGAAGGAGGCTCCAGAGGTTTATTCAGATCAAAGTTAATATATATAAGATAAAGGCAAAAATATTTGAACTTGAATGGTATCGGTCCTTTTAATAACATGGATCAGTACATTATCAAATATGAAGGTACCTTCTTTATGACACTTTTCTTGCTTACTAAATTCTTAATACAGCATAACCTTAATCAGGGGCATATATTCTGATACATTAAAACCATTCTTCATGAATACGATATTACCAGCATCAATCTTTGCTGGATAATGAATTGATCTTTTGCTAGATAATACTGGATCAGTATTATAAATGATGATCCACTGGATGATGATAATGCCTCAGCCAGAGTTTAGGCCAGTTTTAGTAACCCAAGGAGATGCAATTTTGGGACATTATCGCCTTTCTACTTCTACTATACAGATTTATGAAGAGCACTACTAAATCCAAGTCTAAATTTACCTGTATACTTCTATTGCCTTTTCAAAATCCATAAAATTTAAAGCATCAAAATACCTTTGTTTCCTGAGTGTGGTCCATATTATATTCAGGTTTACTTCAGTTAGAATTATACAAAAAGCAGTAGCAGCAGATATAAATCTTTATGGAGTATTTTCCCTTTTTAATTTTGGCAAAAGAAGGTGTTTGACAAAATTGAATTCTGAATTATATTGTTTTTGTCATGCTGCAGAAACCTGTAAATTCTGAACTCTGCAGCAATTTTCTACTACACTGCTACTATAAAGGCCGGTTGACAGCCTGCAAATTTGCTTAGCTGTCTAGCGCAATTGCTATTAGGAGTTTTACCTTGTGCTAAGCCACGTTTTGCTTCCTCTTTGTTTGCAAAGCAATAAAAGCAAAGATATAGGCATGCACTACAATTTGGATGGAAATTGTTTCCTCCAGGGGCGAATCTACATGTATTTGTTGGGGTCACCTAACCCCAGTAACTTTCTGAAAACTCATTAAAAGTTCTTATATCCACCTACAAATTACTCTTTCAAATAAAGAATCAACATATTTTGACCCCGTTGCTTAGTGCTCGGCCCCAGTGACATGGTATCCTGGATTCACTCCAGGTTTCCTCAGAAATCATTGGCAGCAATGCTGCTCTACAGGTACGCAAGTACGGAACTATGATATCCTCACGTGACATGTAATACAGCATCCCAGCATGCTGCCCTCACTGCTTGTCACTATGTCATGGCAATTTATAGGTTATTTCATGGCATTTATTTCAATTTTGCTTTGCTATGGCTGGATATCCAGATGCAGGTCTCTTTTGTTACAAGAGAGAAATGCAACAATACTGCTAGAGATATGTAAGTAGGTTCTAATCTCAAGAACTGATTTGAGAATTTGTGTTCCCTGATTTTTTGTGCTTAAAAATGGAATTATGTGGGCCTGTGCACAAGAAGGCCTGAGAATGTAGATTTAAGATCTAGTACACCGAATATATATTAACTATGCTCTTAAGTTATTAGTTTATTGTGTTTTAAGTTCAGCAGTTTCAGGTCTTAATATATTCTTGAATTAATTGATCAGATATGCAGATCCTTTCTCACATGATAGTATCATTCAGCATGTTACATTTGTCAAAGTGTAGTATAAGTATGGAGCTAATATTTTTATCTAGCTCTATTTTctgaacttggcatagttaCAATCTTTAAAATTTCTATTAGTATATAACTCAATTCAGCTATATTATTTTAGGTGCACGGCTTATATTGAGTCAGTGGCCAAATTTTGACAATCAGTTGTGGTCTTAATCCATGTTAATGTTGTTGGTATGATACTGCACATTACTCATCATATCAAATATTTCTAATGGCTTAGTAGTTCTACCATTATGGCATACACTTCCTCATAATGTTTGATGTAAATGCATGCTTCTCTGTTAATAGTTGATAGTCCCCAGCCAATATCTTGAGTTCAGTTATCAAATTGTGAAATAGTACTTTATCTACAGATCCTATAATATCGACACTGAAACAGATTATAACATCTCCAACATTTCTGCTTACTTCCAATAAGCTATCTGCATACTGTCATGTAGCACAGTCAATTTTTTTTCTACACACAATAGTTTAGCATGCATTTGACATACAGTGGTGGGTATGTCTGATTTCTAGGTAGCCATAAtactaattattgttcaattcaGTTTGTGTTTTTGTGAAAATAACAATTAACAAGTGAATATACTCTTGAGGATAATGAAAAAATTACTGCTTTGTCAACTCAAATATCATGAATCTGGTCATAGCACTGGTGAATAAATCTTAGGATCCATATAACTAGAAAGGAACTAACTTATTAAGCTTATATATCTCAACACAGGGATCCCAAGTTCCCAACCCTGTCTATTCACTCAACAAAAGAGTTGGCTCAAATCGAACTGCAACAACCAATCCCCATACACAGGCTGGGCCAAACAGGTGCAGACTTCAAAGGGGGGCAGCATTACCCGGGTTTTTTTTTCTAATCATTATGTAATTAGATCCATATATCTCACATTCTTTGTTATGACACTAGAATTTTTTATGGAGAACAGCATTTTAGCAATCCGTGTAAACTGTAAAGTAATGGGCATAAAACATTAATGTTGAGCACTAGTGTAAAAACGGCCAGCAAAGCACAATTGACTTGGTTCATGTTCTTGCAAATATCAACACCGCAAGGTTAATTCTGTCACTCATAGAAATTAGAAACACAGCAAAGACAATTTCTTTGTTTTCTCTTGAAGGAGAAATGCTACGATTCTATATGTGAAGGACGACGCTACTAGTTACTTCAGTAACTCCATCCATACCTACTGGCCACCCTCCTCGGGGTGTTGCCCCCCGGCGCCGGCATTTGGGGTAGCGgcaccgccgctgccgccggccCCTTGGGCGGAGGTGCCGTGCTGGAGCTCGATGACGAGCCACCGGACGGCCTTGCTCATCTGCTCGAGGCGGACGGCGCTGATGGGCTTGATGCCGGGGGCGGCCGCGGATCCGGCGGAGGCGGACCCCGTGGCCTCGTCGACGAGGCACTCGGAGCCGATGCGCTGGCGGATGGACTCGACGAGCTCCTCGGCGTGGTCGCAGGCGACGCGGAAGAGTTCCCAGCGCTGCTTGAAGGCCTCGAGCGCGGCGTCCGTGGCCGCCGTCTTCTTCTCGCCGCCCGACTGCGCGCGGGCCTCCaccactgccgccgccgccgccatgaagTCGTCGTACGCCGCGCTCAGGTGGTCCACCGTCGCCTCCATACCTCCCTCGCCCCCAAATGGAGAGAGCTTCTGACGCCCAATTCGACACGACGACGACCCTGAAAGCGGGGCATATATAACTTTTTACCATTATTAAGTTTAGCACATCTTCAAATACCAACTTTAGAATGGtaaatatatttttaccatCAGAATCACGAATTCGATACAAATATACCATATTTGCCTTGGTGGCAGTCCACATCAGCTGGCCAGCATGGAGGGTGAGGGGAAAAAGACCTCCTTGCCCCTGGCGCTTTGCTCTCCCTTTCTCTCAGCTCAGGACGCACACAATCAGCATTGCagtatgttttttttatattttaagcAAACACAATATCACATAAATGATAGCACATAATGAATAAATTAACACATAAATAATCACATATAATATTTACCACTATAGTGCTGATTGTGCAATCATTTAACTGATAATATTCACATATAATATTCAGCAAACACAAGATTCAATATATGTGCGATCATTTATCTGATCTTGTGTTTgctgaaaatatgaaaaaaaacacaCTGCAGTGCTGCGTCCTAAGCTCACAGAAAAGGAGAGCAAAACGCTAGGGGCAGGGATGTCTTTTCCCCTTCACT
It encodes:
- the LOC8065930 gene encoding putative pentatricopeptide repeat-containing protein At1g53330, which encodes MAGKFPSDHLSAALLRETDPAAALRLFLNPTNATPSSSPFRYSLRCYDIIISKLAAARLFPDMESILSGLPSAVPSSGTGTREHVLCQVISAYGRARLPAAARRAFAHPAFPEPRTAHAVNTLLTALLACRSPLRDLLAVCRDTGISPNEGTYNILMRSAAASGSLEHVRHLFDEMLLLGVSPTVATFGIMVAALCDADKLEQAFEVKEAMVRRYNVPPNAAVYASLIKGLCGRRKVDAAMRLKDEIAGKAELVRGSVVYGTLVRALFQVGRKDEVVGLLKEMKERKIAPHRVVFNAMIAGLCEDERDPGAALAVLDDMQKKHGCKPDGVSYSTLVAGLCKLGKWREATELVKGMPRRDFPPDVVTYRMLFDGLCAAGEFHEANKVLGDMLVKGFAPRMDGARKLVEGVEKEGDAALLELVLCRLTKVNALESGGWEKAVGGVFNDREKLRLQKQLDSIRYT
- the LOC8055737 gene encoding mediator of RNA polymerase II transcription subunit 32 encodes the protein MEATVDHLSAAYDDFMAAAAAVVEARAQSGGEKKTAATDAALEAFKQRWELFRVACDHAEELVESIRQRIGSECLVDEATGSASAGSAAAPGIKPISAVRLEQMSKAVRWLVIELQHGTSAQGAGGSGGAATPNAGAGGQHPEEGGQ